In Archangium violaceum, the following are encoded in one genomic region:
- a CDS encoding phosphatidate cytidylyltransferase translates to MNEKNKNLVIRLVSAVILLPVVVFLLFMGGAYSAGLLAVAAAICASEYYTITQKTLSPAAWVGIVLAGVLPFLPLRNPERTGEGAFWVTAFFLFFAFTYHLIRGPLQEAPTRVSHLVTGFLYGSVGMTALSAVRLMPDGLAWVIAALVITWANDTAAYFAGRFLGRHKLYPAVSPNKTWEGFAGGLVGSVGGMFIARAFFFPVFTVADCLLLGLFGGILGPIGDLCESMLKRAYGVKDSGRVIPGHGGILDRIDALLFNAPLVFVYITFVRGLLS, encoded by the coding sequence GTGAACGAGAAGAACAAGAACCTCGTCATCCGACTCGTCTCGGCGGTGATTCTGCTGCCGGTCGTCGTCTTCCTGCTGTTCATGGGAGGCGCGTACAGCGCGGGCCTGCTGGCCGTGGCCGCGGCCATCTGCGCCAGCGAGTACTACACCATCACCCAGAAGACGCTGTCGCCGGCGGCCTGGGTGGGCATCGTGCTCGCGGGCGTGCTGCCCTTCCTGCCGTTGAGGAACCCGGAGCGCACGGGCGAGGGGGCCTTCTGGGTGACGGCCTTCTTCCTCTTCTTCGCCTTCACCTACCACCTCATCCGGGGCCCGCTGCAGGAGGCCCCCACGCGAGTGTCCCACCTGGTGACGGGCTTCCTGTATGGCTCGGTGGGAATGACGGCCCTGTCCGCGGTGCGGCTGATGCCGGACGGGCTGGCCTGGGTCATCGCCGCGCTCGTCATCACCTGGGCCAACGACACCGCCGCCTACTTCGCCGGCCGCTTCCTGGGCCGGCACAAGCTGTACCCGGCGGTGAGCCCCAACAAGACCTGGGAGGGCTTCGCGGGCGGCCTGGTGGGCTCGGTGGGCGGCATGTTCATCGCCCGGGCCTTCTTCTTCCCCGTCTTCACGGTGGCTGACTGCCTGCTGCTCGGCCTCTTCGGCGGCATCCTCGGACCCATCGGGGACCTGTGCGAGTCCATGCTCAAGCGGGCATACGGGGTGAAGGATTCCGGTCGTGTCATCCCCGGGCACGGCGGCATCCTGGACCGCATCGACGCGCTGCTCTTCAACGCGCCCCTGGTGTTCGTCTACATCACCTTCGTGCGCGGTCTGCTCTCGTAA